Proteins encoded together in one Triticum dicoccoides isolate Atlit2015 ecotype Zavitan chromosome 7B, WEW_v2.0, whole genome shotgun sequence window:
- the LOC119340991 gene encoding putative 4-hydroxy-4-methyl-2-oxoglutarate aldolase 3, producing MGSEKFPAPVADLCDANASLILTGELRILDPVFQPYGQCRSFSGRVVTMRVLEHNAGLHALLEAPGEGRVLVLDGGGSKRCALIGGTLAEVARRSGWAGAVVNGCVRDVDDVNGCAIGVRALASNPRKPGKSGATEMHVDVDVGGAVVRDGEWLYADSDGVIVCDREIYG from the coding sequence ATGGGTTCAGAGAAGTTCCCTGCCCCTGTGGCCGACCTGTGCGACGCGAACGCCTCACTCATCCTCACCGGCGAGCTGCGCATCCTGGACCCCGTCTTCCAGCCGTACGGCCAGTGCAGGTCCTTCTCTGGCCGGGTGGTCACCATGCGCGTCCTCGAGCACAACGCGGGCCTGCACGCGCTCCTGGAGGCCCCCGGCGAGGGCCGCGTGCTGGTGCTCGACGGCGGCGGCAGCAAGCGGTGCGCGCTCATCGGCGGCACGCTGGCGGAGGTGGCCCGCCGCAGCGGCTGGGCGGGCGCCGTCGTGAACGGCTGCGTCCGCGACGTGGACGACGTCAACGGCTGCGCCATCGGCGTCCGCGCGCTCGCCAGCAACCCGCGCAAGCCCGGGAAGAGCGGCGCCACGGAGATGCACGTGGACGTCGACGTCGGCGGCGCCGTGGTCCGTGACGGGGAGTGGCTGTACGCGGACAGCGACGGCGTCATTGTCTGCGACAGGGAGATCTACGGTTGA
- the LOC119340473 gene encoding glyoxylate/hydroxypyruvate reductase HPR3-like, with protein sequence MAPTVRKPASHPAVLVLRRLDAPFAAALREHFLLLDFHASGEPLPAFLAAAAAAPEPPRAVLVVGGGAIRVDARFLDAVPSVRCVVTTGTGVDHIDLAECARRGVPVANAGKVYSTDVADHAVGLLLDVQRRVSAAERYVRRGSWPTQGDYRPLGSKLGGKRVGIIGLGNIGSLVARRLEAFGCVILYTSRRRKQDGAARRYTYFPDVRDLAAASDVLVVACALNEETRRVVGREVLDALGKDGVLVNVGRGANVDEAALVAALKEGRIAGAGLDVFEDEPKVPAELLCMDNVVLTPHAAVLTQESRSDLRAQTVGNLQAFFSGQPLLTPVPCHRA encoded by the coding sequence ATGGCACCCACAGTCCGCAAACCAGCGTCCCACCCGGCCGTCCTCGTCCTCCGCCGGCTGGACGCGCCGTTTGCCGCTGCGCTGCGCGAGCACTTCCTCCTCCTGGACTTCCACGCGTCCGGCGAGCCCCTCCCGGCTTTTCTAGCCGCGGCAGcggcagcccccgagcccccgcgcGCCGTGCtggtggtgggcggcggagccatACGCGTGGACGCCCGGTTCCTCGACGCCGTCCCGTCCGTCCGGTGCGTGGTCACCACGGGCACCGGCGTCGACCACATCGACCTGGCGGAGTGCGCGCGCCGTGGCGTGCCCGTCGCCAACGCCGGGAAGGTCTACTCCACCGACGTGGCGGACCACGCCGTGGGCCTGCTGCTCGACGTGCAGCGGCGCGTGTCGGCGGCGGAGCGGTACGTCCGGCGCGGGTCCTGGCCGACCCAGGGCGACTACCGGCCACTCGGGTCCAAGCTCGGCGGCAAGCGCGTCGGCATCATCGGCCTGGGCAACATCGGCTCGCTCGTCGCGAGGAGGCTCGAAGCCTTCGGCTGCGTCATCCTGTACACCTCGAGGCGGCGCAAGCAGGATGGCGCAGCCCGCCGCTACACCTACTTCCCGGACGTCCGAGACCTCGCGGCCGCCTCCGACGTGCTCGTGGTTGCCTGCGCGCTGAACGAGGAGACGAGGCGCGTCGTGGGCAGGGAGGTGCTGGATGCCCTGGGGAAGGACGGCGTGCTCGTCAACGTCGGCCGAGGGGCGAACGTCGACGAGGCGGCGCTGGTGGCGGCGCTCaaggaggggaggatcgccggcgcCGGCCTCGACGTCTTCGAGGACGAACCCAAGGTGCCGGCGGAGCTCCTGTGCATGGACAACGTGGTGCTGACCCCTCACGCGGCGGTTCTGACGCAGGAGTCCAGGTCGGACCTGCGCGCGCAGACCGTCGGCAACCTccaggccttcttctccggccagcCATTGCTCACTCCCGTGCCCTGCCATCGTGCCTGA